Proteins encoded together in one Camelina sativa cultivar DH55 chromosome 9, Cs, whole genome shotgun sequence window:
- the LOC104711448 gene encoding uncharacterized protein LOC104711448 gives MASRFQEASLVTSPSYPNAVAWSSENLIAVAAGHLVIIINPALPAGPRGLITIPDAEPYQIGRVRSQDLLTGGLLPSSLKRERHPCARSLSWSDIGMSPNHGCLLAVCTAEGRVKLYRPPYSDFCAEWIEIVDVSKMLYENLSSMNFGESNSPSTSSSKDQHHHEEDERISSLKTRKRRKTSANNINLQEKNYTDRASCSKQDSQAEHNVLEIEVYKQASNGQDCHYLPKASKKFSEEISPETYVSREALLSSLSVAWSSLLRFSSGSSCENMLRFSLLAIGSKSGSVSIWKVHAPECYHIERSDLSPFVELTAIIQAHSSWVSTMSWGISGCDSSNLKMVLVTGSCDGSVKIWMSNKEDLQKSVEVYKSSFFLLKQVVALNPVQVSTLSFVISNHYNAMHLAIGKGSGSFEVWKCELSTRKIEQIVSTNAHNHVVTGLAWSYDGRCLYSCSQDNYVRNWILCENTISEVPIPANTPGLNSTTDFPDDFLSCLGVALSPGNLAVALVRSFNVELLNPMYQARSQKAAVEFLWNGAQQSGESEDSSEMVTEAILGFSKNEFAYWETNFLWSLKEFKDLNKPLVLWDMIAAMLAFKQSMPEFVELVLTKWLSVSYLGFHADIPMEDLVPKISKRFSAVPSRLLHILNVISRRVMLSELKTEEVNRKLQGQRMNNEEEIDLWLKLLEESERELRERLVGLSFSAYLIAESSQGTVSPSTWNWRPAGLAQLQQWVEINHDIVPSQLETLSSEVKSSLIRSSNSTEARLEEEKCPYCTSPVNFQSAEEAFCESPHQKKKKSKDKERHDQSHKLERCCVSMQVCPPTPLWFCKCCSRMTLKLAPETLFALPSFPSDLKSLPESSFSKVATKPFCLFCGILLQRKQPEFLLSASPV, from the exons ATGGCGTCGCGGTTCCAGGAAGCTTCATTGGTTACTTCACCATCGTATCCTAACGCAGTGGCTTGGTCATCGGAAAATCTGATCGCCGTCGCTGCTGGTCACCTCGTTATCATCATT AATCCGGCTTTGCCTGCTGGACCTCGTGGGTTGATCACTATCCCTGATGCTGAGCCTTATCAGATTGGCCGTGTTCGTtctcaag ATTTGCTGACTGGTGGACTCTTACCTTCGAGTTTAAAACGGGAAAGACATCCCTGTGCTCGATCTCTCTCATGGTCTGATATAGGAATGTCTCCAAACCACGG GTGTTTGCTGGCTGTTTGCACAGCGGAAGGAAGGGTTAAGCTATACCGACCTCCATATTCTGATTTCTGTGCTGAGTGGATTGAG ATTGTTGATGTATCTAAAATGCTTTATGAGAATCTATCAAGCATGAACTTTGGAGAGTCCAACAGTCCTTCTACTTCATCATCTAAG GATCAACATCACCATGAAGAGGATGAAAGGATTTCAAGTCTGAAGACACGTAAGCGGAGAAAAACAAGCGCAAACAACAT CAACTTACAAGAAAAGAATTATACAGATCGTGCATCATGTTCCAAGCAAGACAGTCAAGCAGAGCATAAT GTACTTGAGATTGAAGTATATAAACAGGCAAGCAATGGCCAAGATTGTCATTATTTGCCTAAAGCTTCGAAAAAGTTCAGTGAAGAGATAAGTCCAGAAACATATGTTTCTCGTGAGGCATTGTTATCCTCCCTTTCCGTCGCCTGGTCATCTCTACTAAGATTCTCATCAGGAAGTTCTTGTGAGAATATGTTAAGATTCTCTCTTCTGGCAATTGGTTCAAAGTCCGGTAGCGTTTCCATATGGAAAGTTCATGCACCTGAATGCTATCACATTGAACGTAGCGATTTATCTCCCTTCGTGGAACTTACTGCTATAATTCAGGCCCATAGCTCATGGGTTTCAACTATGAGTTGGGGAATTTCTGGCTGTGACTCTTCGAATCTGAAAATGGTGTTGGTTACTGGAAGTTGCGATGGTAG TGTAAAAATTTGGATGAGCAATAAAGAAGACTTGCAAAAATCTGTGGAGGTCTATAAATCTTCATTCTTTCTATTGAAACAG GTTGTAGCATTGAATCCTGTTCAGGTTTCAACGCTTTCTTTTGTTATAAGCAACCATTATAATGCAATGCACTTGGCAATAGGCAAAGGATCTGGTTCTTTCGAAGTATGGAAGTGTGAACTATCTACAAGAAAGATTGAACAAATTGTTTCAACTAATGCTCATAACCACGTG GTTACAGGTCTAGCTTGGTCATATGATGGCCGTTGTTTGTACAGTTGCAGTCAG GATAATTATGTCCGGAACTGGATATTATGTGAGAATACCATCTCTGAAGTGCCAATTCCTGCAAACACTCCTGGTCTCAATAGCACGACTGAT TTTCCTGATGATTTCTTATCATGCCTTGGTGTGGCACTGTCCCCTGGAAACCTTGCTGTTGCTTTG GTCCGCAGCTTTAACGTTGAGCTCTTGAATCCGATGTACCAAGCCAG GTCGCAGAAGGCTGCTGTAGAATTCCTCTGGAATGGTGCACAACAATCTGGTGAGTCTGAAGATTCTTCAGAGATGGTAACCGAAGCTATTCTGGGTTTCTCAAAGAATGAATTTGCATATTGGGAAACTAATTTTCTCTGGTCATTGAAAGAATTCAAAGATTTGAATAAGCCTCTAGTTCTTTGGGATATGATAGCTGCAATGCTGGCGTTCAAACAGTCAATGCCAGAGTTTGTTGAACTGGTATTAACCAAATGGCTCTCTGTGTCATACCTTGGGTTTCATGCTGATATCCCCATGGAAGATCTCGTGCCAAAGATCTCCAAACGCTTCTCTGCTGTTCCTTCCAGGCTGTTACACATTCTCAATGTAATCTCCAGACGTGTAATGTTATCAGAGCTCAAAACGGAGGAAGTCAACAGAAAACTGCAAGGTCAGAGAATGAACAATGAAGAGGAGATTGATCTTTGGCTCAAACTACTTGAAGAAAGCGAACGAGAACTCCGAGAAAGACTGGTTGGTCTCAGTTTCTCGGCTTATCTAATAGCGGAGTCATCTCAGGGTACTGTTTCGCCTTCTACTTGGAATTGGCGTCCAGCTGGATTGGCTCAGTTGCAGCAATGGGTTGAGATCAATCATGATATTGTCCCTAGTCAGCTAGAAACCCTTTCCTCAGAAGTGAAATCTAGTCTAATAAG ATCAAGCAATAGCACAGAAGCTAGATTAGAGGAAGAGAAATGTCCTTATTGCACATCGCCAGTCAATTTCCAGTCAGCAGAGGAAGCCTTTTGCGAATCTccacaccaaaaaaagaagaagagcaaagacAAAGAGAGACATGATCAAAGCCACAAGCTTGAGAGGTGTTGTGTCTCAATGCAAGTATGTCCACCAACTCCTTTGTGGTTCTGCAAATGCTGCAGCCGAATGACTTTAAAACTCGCTCCAGAGACCTTATTTGCATTGCCTTCGTTCCCGAGTGATCTCAAATCGCTTCCAGAATCTTCCTTTAGCAAAGTTGCCACGAAACCGTTCTGCCTCTTCTGTGGAATTCTCTTGCAGAGAAAGCAGCCTGAGTTTCTGCTGTCTGCTTCACCTGTGTGA
- the LOC104711449 gene encoding general transcription factor 3C polypeptide 5-like has protein sequence MGIIEQGTISGTLPGKEAFVVHFPGYPFSISKAIETLGGIQGITQARESITNKLELRFRPEDPYAHPALGEQRPCNGFLLRISKQDTKKPESQPVLATSDGSLEEASPALCADIVAHVSESFHFDGMADYQHVIPIHADVAQQKKRKWMELDSLTGNTDLMGLADEDVMMLLPQFFAPKDIPDNVALKPPATNGPKKKDDAETQNYYEIDVGPVFAIDFSVKEIPKKLNWEDFVSPSSFHWQWQVCVSALFNERPIWTRDSVVQRLLDKGLKCTHHMLNRFLLRAAYYFSNGPFLRFWIKRGYDPRSDPESRVYQRMEFRVPPELRSYCDANATNNSKPSWSDICAFKIFPFKCQTFLQLFELDDEYIQREIRKPPKKTSCSHKTGWFSEAMLDTLRLRVAVRFVSVFPEPGFEDVFKSIQEEFERSGKIQIQKETLKPSLVKHQEATKGAEDMEKCKSVNEDVDANVNEDGYDENLDGEEEEEEEELDMAAGDNEKSFDSHGYLESENSSRTYLQGLFDSFPTSEPGLYGDLAVDDGSDGEFQIYEEESEGMYSIDDNNDDEEEDDDDDD, from the exons ATGGGAATCATAGAACAAGGAACAATCTCAGGTACCTTGCCAGGCAAGGAGGCGTTTGTTGTACACTTCCCTGGCTACCCATTTTCTATTTCCAAAGCCATTGAAACTCTTGGAGGAATCCAAGGAATTACACAA GCAAGGGAATCGATTACAAACAAACTTGAGCTGCGTTTCCGGCCTGAAGATCCTTATGCACATCCTGCATTGGGTGAACAACGTCCTTGCAATGGTTTTTTGTTGAGAATTTCTAAGCAGGATACTAAAAAACCTGAAAGCCAACCTGTTCTTGCCACTAGTGATGGATCTTTAGAGGAAGCTAGTCCAGCTTTGTGTGCAGATATTGTAGCTCATGTGTCTGAATCGTTTCACTTTGATG GCATGGCTGACTATCAGCATGTTATTCCTATTCATGCGGATGTTGCGCAgcagaaaaagagaaagtggATGGAGTTGGATTCCCTTACAG GAAATACTGATTTGATGGGCCTGGCTGATGAAGATGTAATGATGTTGTTGCCACAGTTCTTTGCACCCAAAGATATACCAGACAACGTAGC GTTGAAACCTCCGGCAACAAATGGTcccaaaaagaaagatgatgcAGAGACTCAGAACTATTATGAG ATTGATGTTGGCCCAGTATTTGCAATTGATTTCAGCGTCAAAG AGATTCCAAAGAAACTAAATTGGGAAGACTTTGTTTCTCCCAGCTCCTTCCACTGGCAATGGCAGGTATGTGTGTCTGCATTGTTTAACGAACGGCCTATATGGACAAGGGATTCTGTAGTTCAACGACTACTTGATAAAGGTCTGAAATGTACACATCATATGTTAAACAG GTTTCTTCTCAGGGCTGCTTATTATTTCTCCAATGGTCCGTTTCTTAGGTTCTGGATTAAAAGAGGCTATGACCCACGGAGTGATCCTGAGTCTCGTGT ATATCAGAGAATGGAATTCAGGGTTCCACCTGAATTACGAAGTTATTGCGATGCCAATGCAACTAACAA CTCAAAGCCAAGCTGGAGCGACATTTGTGCTTTTAAGATATTTCCTTTTAAATGTCAAACCTTTCTGCAATTATTTGAACTTGACGACGAGTACATCCAGCGAGAGATAAGAAAGCCTCCTAAGAAGACTTCTTGTAGC cATAAAACAGGATGGTTCTCTGAAGCCATGCTTGATACTTTGAGACTCCGCGTAGCTGTGAGGTTTGTGTCTGTGTTTCCTGAGCCAGGGTTCGAAGATGTATTTAAATCCATCCAAGAGGAGTTTGAGAGGTCAGGGAAGATACAAATTCAGAAAGAGACACTTAAACCATCTCTAGTGAAGCACCAGGAGGCTACTAAAG GTGCTGAAGACATGGAAAAGTGTAAAAGCGTAAACGAAGATGTGGATGCTAATGTTAATGAGGATGGATATGATGAAAACCTGGATggcgaagaagaggaagaagaagaagaactcgaCATG GCTGCAGGAGACAATGAGAAATCTTTTGATTCCCATGGAT ATCTTGAGAGTGAGAACAGCTCCAGGACGTACCTTCAaggtttatttgatagtttccCAACCAGTGAACCTGGTTTATACGGAGATTTAGCAGTTGATGATGGGAGTGATGGAGAGTTTCAAATATacgaagaagaatctgaaggaATGTATTCCATTGATGATAATaatgatgacgaagaagaagacgatgatgacgacgacTGA
- the LOC104711450 gene encoding serine/arginine-rich splicing factor SR34A isoform X3: MSGRFSRSIYVGNLPGDIREHEIDDLFYKYGRIVDIELKVPPRPPCYCFVEFEHSRDAEDAIKGRDGYNFDGCRLRVELAHGGRGQSSSDRRGGYGGGGGYGGGGGGGGGSARFGVSRHSEFRVIVRGLPSSASWQDLKDHMRKAGDVCFAEVTRDSNGTYGVVDYTNYDDMKYAIRKLDDTEFRNPWAKAYIRVRKYESSQSRSPSRSRSRSRSRSRGRGHSRSRSRGSRSLSGSKSPRKDLRSISKSRSPSPDRKKSPPRAMSRSKSRSPSKSPPKVREGSE, encoded by the exons ATGAGTGGGCGATTTTCTCGGTCAATCTATGTTGGTAACTTGCCTGGTGACATTAGAGAACATGAGATTGACGATCTGTTTTACAAG TATGGCCGCATAGTGGATATTGAGCTGAAGGTTCCACCTCGTCCTCCATGTTATTGCTTTGTTGAG TTTGAGCATTCTCGGGATGCTGAAGATGCCATCAAGGGACGTGATGGCTATAATTTTGATGGCTGTCGCTTGAGG GTTGAGCTTGCCCATGGTGGCCGAGGACAGTCTTCAAGTGATCGTCGTGGTGgctatggtggtggaggaggctatggtggtggaggtgggGGTGGTGGTGGATCTGCTCGGTTTGGCGTCTCACGACACTCAGAATTCCGAG TTATCGTGCGTGGGCTCCCATCATCTGCTTCATGGCAAGATTTGAAG GATCATATGCGGAAAGCTGGTGATGTGTGCTTTGCTGAGGTCACTCGAGACAGTAATG GAACTTATGGTGTTGTCGACTACACCAATTATGATGACATGAAGTATGCT ATAAGGAAACTTGATGACACAGAGTTCAGAAACCCCTGGGCTAAAGCTTATATCCGG GTTAGGAAATATGAAAGCTCCCAATCAAGAAGCCCAAGTAGAAGCAGGAGCAGAAGCCGAAGCCGAAGTCGTGGCCGTGGCCATAGCCGTAGTCGCAGCCGTGGTAGCCGCAGCCTTAGCGGTAGCAAGAGCCCAAGGAAGGATTTGAG GTCGATATCAAAATCTAGATCACCATCTCCTGACAGGAAAAAGAGTCCCCCCAG gGCAATGTCGAGATCTAAGTCCAGGTCCCCATCAAAATCTCCTCCCAAG gTTCGTGAAGGCAGTGAGTGA
- the LOC104711450 gene encoding serine/arginine-rich splicing factor SR34A isoform X1, with protein MSGRFSRSIYVGNLPGDIREHEIDDLFYKYGRIVDIELKVPPRPPCYCFVEFEHSRDAEDAIKGRDGYNFDGCRLRVELAHGGRGQSSSDRRGGYGGGGGYGGGGGGGGGSARFGVSRHSEFRVIVRGLPSSASWQDLKDHMRKAGDVCFAEVTRDSNGTYGVVDYTNYDDMKYAIRKLDDTEFRNPWAKAYIRVRKYESSQSRSPSRSRSRSRSRSRGRGHSRSRSRGSRSLSGSKSPRKDLSKSPRRSLSRSISKSRSPSPDRKKSPPRAMSRSKSRSPSKSPPKVREGSE; from the exons ATGAGTGGGCGATTTTCTCGGTCAATCTATGTTGGTAACTTGCCTGGTGACATTAGAGAACATGAGATTGACGATCTGTTTTACAAG TATGGCCGCATAGTGGATATTGAGCTGAAGGTTCCACCTCGTCCTCCATGTTATTGCTTTGTTGAG TTTGAGCATTCTCGGGATGCTGAAGATGCCATCAAGGGACGTGATGGCTATAATTTTGATGGCTGTCGCTTGAGG GTTGAGCTTGCCCATGGTGGCCGAGGACAGTCTTCAAGTGATCGTCGTGGTGgctatggtggtggaggaggctatggtggtggaggtgggGGTGGTGGTGGATCTGCTCGGTTTGGCGTCTCACGACACTCAGAATTCCGAG TTATCGTGCGTGGGCTCCCATCATCTGCTTCATGGCAAGATTTGAAG GATCATATGCGGAAAGCTGGTGATGTGTGCTTTGCTGAGGTCACTCGAGACAGTAATG GAACTTATGGTGTTGTCGACTACACCAATTATGATGACATGAAGTATGCT ATAAGGAAACTTGATGACACAGAGTTCAGAAACCCCTGGGCTAAAGCTTATATCCGG GTTAGGAAATATGAAAGCTCCCAATCAAGAAGCCCAAGTAGAAGCAGGAGCAGAAGCCGAAGCCGAAGTCGTGGCCGTGGCCATAGCCGTAGTCGCAGCCGTGGTAGCCGCAGCCTTAGCGGTAGCAAGAGCCCAAGGAAGGATTTGAG TAAATCACCAAGACGATCCCTTTCCAGGTCGATATCAAAATCTAGATCACCATCTCCTGACAGGAAAAAGAGTCCCCCCAG gGCAATGTCGAGATCTAAGTCCAGGTCCCCATCAAAATCTCCTCCCAAG gTTCGTGAAGGCAGTGAGTGA
- the LOC104711450 gene encoding serine/arginine-rich splicing factor SR34A isoform X2 yields the protein MSGRFSRSIYVGNLPGDIREHEIDDLFYKYGRIVDIELKVPPRPPCYCFVEFEHSRDAEDAIKGRDGYNFDGCRLRVELAHGGRGQSSSDRRGGYGGGGGYGGGGGGGGGSARFGVSRHSEFRVIVRGLPSSASWQDLKDHMRKAGDVCFAEVTRDSNGTYGVVDYTNYDDMKYAIRKLDDTEFRNPWAKAYIRVRKYESSQSRSPSRSRSRSRSRSRGRGHSRSRSRGSRSLSGSKSPRKDLRRSLSRSISKSRSPSPDRKKSPPRAMSRSKSRSPSKSPPKVREGSE from the exons ATGAGTGGGCGATTTTCTCGGTCAATCTATGTTGGTAACTTGCCTGGTGACATTAGAGAACATGAGATTGACGATCTGTTTTACAAG TATGGCCGCATAGTGGATATTGAGCTGAAGGTTCCACCTCGTCCTCCATGTTATTGCTTTGTTGAG TTTGAGCATTCTCGGGATGCTGAAGATGCCATCAAGGGACGTGATGGCTATAATTTTGATGGCTGTCGCTTGAGG GTTGAGCTTGCCCATGGTGGCCGAGGACAGTCTTCAAGTGATCGTCGTGGTGgctatggtggtggaggaggctatggtggtggaggtgggGGTGGTGGTGGATCTGCTCGGTTTGGCGTCTCACGACACTCAGAATTCCGAG TTATCGTGCGTGGGCTCCCATCATCTGCTTCATGGCAAGATTTGAAG GATCATATGCGGAAAGCTGGTGATGTGTGCTTTGCTGAGGTCACTCGAGACAGTAATG GAACTTATGGTGTTGTCGACTACACCAATTATGATGACATGAAGTATGCT ATAAGGAAACTTGATGACACAGAGTTCAGAAACCCCTGGGCTAAAGCTTATATCCGG GTTAGGAAATATGAAAGCTCCCAATCAAGAAGCCCAAGTAGAAGCAGGAGCAGAAGCCGAAGCCGAAGTCGTGGCCGTGGCCATAGCCGTAGTCGCAGCCGTGGTAGCCGCAGCCTTAGCGGTAGCAAGAGCCCAAGGAAGGATTTGAG ACGATCCCTTTCCAGGTCGATATCAAAATCTAGATCACCATCTCCTGACAGGAAAAAGAGTCCCCCCAG gGCAATGTCGAGATCTAAGTCCAGGTCCCCATCAAAATCTCCTCCCAAG gTTCGTGAAGGCAGTGAGTGA